From Arachis hypogaea cultivar Tifrunner chromosome 3, arahy.Tifrunner.gnm2.J5K5, whole genome shotgun sequence:
TATTATCTATATACCATTAACACTTTTCAACTGGATTTCCATTTCCTTCTTGCTATTTTTTGAGACACAGTTAGTGGATGTTTCTGATCATGTTATTTGGTCTTTTGAATAGGCTCTGGAGAATATTTCTGGCAGATATGGTCATTCAAATGCCTGGAGCAGATTATGCTAGATTCGTGCGTGCAATTTATGCTTTCGCTAAGGTAATGTACCGTTCTATCTTACATGTTAGTGTATTAACTTTGCTATATCTTGGGTTTATCTGCTTCCCCAAATTGATTTGATTTGCTAAATATGTTGCTATATCCTGGGTTTATCTGCTTCcccaaatttgatttgatttgatttacattGGAAATAggtaccaaaaagaaaaaaagttcgTGGTCCCACCGAACTCAAGCATATTCATGCTTTGGAGACACAAATAGAGTTAACATGGTTCAATGGTAAACCCATAGGCCTAACAAAAATACAGGTTCAATTGTTTAGTCGGTTCTTGGGAATACTTGCAAGAAACTCTAATTTGGTCACGTTGTTATATACTAATTGGCAAGCTGTGTCCAGTGAGACTAAAACTTCAATGTTGGATTATGCAAAGGTGAGTCAATCATTCTCCTTTTTAAATTGTTTACAAATAGACTTAGCATGTATGGTAAAATAACATAATTCGTTGTTTATTCGTAGTCTAAATATAACATTTCTAGTGATGCTGAGCCTTGGGTGATAGATACCATTGGAGAGGCATGGAAGCAATTTAAGAAACACATAAAGAAATATCACTATATACCGTACAACTCATTTAGAGAGATGATGAAAAATCGTCCAATGATTGTACCTGAActgcattttcaaaaattagttcaattttggAGGCTTGATATCATCAAAGTAAGttattttcataactctcttgGCTTTAATGATGGTATCGTGTATTTAACTAACCCTATGTAATTTTATATTGCAACAAATGTAGGTTATTTCTAACAAAAATCGTGAAAACAAATCCAAGCAAAAATTGAATCATCGAATGGGTCCAGTTAGTTTTGAATTAGTATGTGCTGAATAGGtactttttttgtgctttttattttaagtatttttgCATCTTTCATGTTATGTGTGTTTACTTAGTCACATGTTGGTGGTTATTTTGTAGCGTGCAAAGAAGGAGGACAATGAAGATCCATCACAATCTGAGATGTTTGTTGTAACTCGTACGAGCAAAAAAGGAGAGACTAATTCGAGAACACAAGAGACAATTGTTAGTTTTCTGGTCTCTTAGAAAAGTACACCAAACAAGAAATGTGttagctatttttatttattctgaaGCATTTGGGTGCATGCATTTATTTTGATCCTATTTGTGTGTATAGgaacattttaaaaatttgagaGAAGCAGGATACAATGATGATGAAGCAGTTCAAACAGTTTTCAAAAAGGAAAGACATGGTAGAGTTCGTTTCTATGGTCAATCAGTCACAAAATCCTCTCTTAAAAAGGAGAAGGAAATCcgacaaattcaacaacaacatAATGAAGTGGTTTCAACTATGGAGAAAAATCAAAACAACTTAACTTCCAAGTTAGATGGTTTAACAAACTTAATTAAAACGTTGTTGCAACAAGTCAATCCTGGTATGAGTGCAGAACAAGTGCAAGTAATGATAGAAGCCGCCCAACAATCTCCGCCTGACGCGAGTAGTGCACCAAATGATGCGCGGCGAAGCATTCCTCCTTCACTTGGATCGAACCATGTATCAAAGGATATGGAAGTAAGTACTGTTCAAAACTTCTAGATAAATTAATAGTATGTTTTTGGTAAATGATATATCATGAATTTGAGTTAAAGTTAAGGTTTTAGGATTGTGAATCATTTATAATTATGCATGGAAATTGGCTGTATATATGTTGCTATCTATTCTATGTTAATGAAAGAATATGTTAAGAAAAACAGTTTATATTATGTTGTATCTTTGCTTTTTACTCATGATGTCTCAATTGCTTGtcacttggtattttttttttgagaacttaATTGTCGATTATTATAACAGCTGTCTCTATATGAATATTTGCCAAGGTTTACTTGCTGGTGATTTGTAACATTATTTAAAAATGAATCCCACCTTTTATGTGCcaactaattattaaattaatagtaTTTAGTGATCACTAATTAGCACATAATTCGAACTTAgaatggatgtgaaaaatgaattcgaataaagaaaaaggagttTGACTCAGAAGAAAATTCAGCATATTAAAATAATGGTTGTGAATAATTCTTGAGTGTTACTGTGGATGAATGTTTCTCTTTTTTTGCTGCATATGTACATGTTTATTTCTAacatgtttatttcttttgcatgCAGGAAGACATGACGTGATGAAGAAAATATGTTCCATACAAATATCACATGGGATGGATCTTACAATGATCTTAGTTatgtaaatataatattttgatgTGTTATGTACTTTTTGATGTATTACATGTAATTGAAAAAATTACACTCtattttgatttgtgttgtttagacaaaaaattaaacatatctatcttataataaaacttttatgatttgtgttgttttggacctatggtcacggttgtcAGGATAAAAAAAGTGACCTAAAGTGTcagatttaaaaaattgaaaacgtgaccatagataaaaaaaaccgtgactatagacctaTGGCCACAAGAGAATAGGCTACGacaaaaaaatcgtgaccataggtcAAAAACTGTGGCTAtaggtccaaaaccgtgaccatatatctatggtcaccctttttactAGTTATGGTCACAATTTTTTACCATGACCATAagccttttttttgtagtgtaatttattatcatattacaataataatatgCAACACATAATACTAAtgctaataatataattatatactacTACTCTAAATacactttaatttaaattaaaatcataaatatttctgttataaatatttatttttatatattataatcaATTCCAAAATATTTATTTCTATAATATTTAAAACCTACTTTTACATAACATTAAtataagggttaagtacgattttggtccttaaAATATAAGTCGAAAATTTTTTTTCGTTCCCAAccttttttcatacaaaatcgtccctaaggtttagcttagttttaaaatcgtcatttttacgaaaattttaatttttattaccaaattaaccctaacaaaaaattatataaaaaaaaacggGGAGGGAAAAGGGAATCGCGAGGGGAGGGAAGAAGAAGGATGAGTggaagggaagaagaaggaaagaaaagaagagggagAAAGGGGGGACGGCCTCGGCGAGGTTTGGAGACGCCGTCGCCGTCAAAAATCAgaaccagagagagagagagagagctcatgAGGAAAAGAAGAGACGTGAGCCTTGCTGCCGTCGAAGAGCTtgtgaagagagagagaaaacgcATAGCCAGGGAGAGAAAGAGGGGTGCCTCGTCACCGTCGTGCTCCCCCGCTGCCGCCACTGCCGCCGGTGTTTCTAGTCCTCGCTACCGCTTCTGGTCCTCACCGCCGCTTCGCGCCCTCGCCGATGTTCTTTGTCACTAGTCCTGCCTAGGGTTCTGATTCGTTATGCTTCTACTTCTGATTTGATCTTCTGTTTCTAATTCTGATTATGATTTTATTGTTCTTGTGCTTCTGATTCTAATTCTGATTTTATTGTTCTTGTGCTTCTGATTCTGTTTCTTTGATCTCATTGTTGTTGCGTTTCTGAtttcattattcttctatttctttGATTATCTCTTTGTGTTTTGTTCTTCTGATTGTTTGTGCTCTGATTTCTTTGATCTTCTGATACTTTACCAGTAGAGAAAATAAGCTACAATTCATAGTACAACATTTCCTGAGCGTTGTATATCTGAGAAAACAAAATTATTTCTCTAAGCTTTATATTTCCGattctattttttatgtttattacattGGTTTTACTTTtggttttattgttattgttgttggtgctgtgatgaagaaaaagaaaaggaagaagagatgctgctcgagaagaagaaaaagaagaataaaaactggGTCTTTTGGTAAAGACGAAGAAGAGTATTTTAGTCCGAAAGAtggttttaaaactaagttaaatctCGGGGACGATTTTGTGTGCAAAAAAGATTAGGGATGAAAAAAATTTTAGCCTATACCTTcgagaccaaaatcgtacttgaCCCTTAATATAACTATTCACATAACACTAAtgacataatataaattatatacttCTTTAAATagactttaaatttaaattaacattaTAAACAACTACctctattataaatatttatttctactaattaaaaaaatattccattTATTACTAACAACCCTAAAATCATAAATTACTATAACATATTTAtttctataataattatttaactatttttacaTAACACTAGttaaattattcaaataatattattataaaattatataaactaaatagataaataaatataataaatattaaatgagGAGAAAAAAAACTAATCCGATCAATAAGGGAGAGAGAATCAACGAGAGTTGAGAGAGAAGTTGAGTGAGAAAGTTTAGAGAGAGATTATGAGAAAGCGAAACGATGGAACGAGAAAGGAAGCTTTTATTATTAAGGTGGATTCTATGGTGTCTTTTATTATTGTGTCTAAATTGCCTAATTTGTTTTTAtaggtaaaaaataaaatgtataaagtaaaaataaaatagttaaaatttattaaatattatttttttactttttttaataagtTAGGCATCATAACTTAGATACCATAGCATTCACCTATTATTAATTAAGCGAACTTTACGCAGTTTGTCGAATCACTAGGTGAATTACTGTCCATCATCTAGTTCGTCGCTAAAATTTTAGACGAACTGAAGCAATATTTGTGCAGTTCACTGAAATATTAGCCTAACTGCATTATGGACAAAAGAAAATTCTTGTAATTAATgtcattttaatttgttttaggaaataataattttttatatatattatagaaaAATCTGTttaatactctttttttttcaaaatattcttttttatatattaaatattcatttttaatgtaaatattattaaatatttttcatttataagACAAAAACCCAAAATCAATAATTTATCATAAACTAAGATACTTACTATATGGATAATTCCATATTAAGTAATATTATTATGCTAAGATACTTACTATATGGATAATTCCATATTAAGTATATTATTATGCACCTtgaatttacataaataaataaaaatagattaatacgataattttttttccataagAATGAAAAAAGGGCCtgaaataaaaagaatatatattacCCACTAGGTGTATATACGTAATATGTACCTTACGACATTTTCATCCCTTCTAAGGCAAAAATGATCAAGTGATGAAGTCAGTAAACTAAATCCAAAAGGTACATTGTAACGTGCATGCTGGCTTTTGAGGAAGAGGAAATGTATAATCGAGTTCGAAGGCAATGAATGATTCTGTCTGAACAACTGAGATATCTTCGCGTGCGTTTTGTCcgcgattttattttttattttctattttttatatttttacttttaagattttcttaaaaaatagattttactAATTTTAGACTTTGATATTGTCACTTTTATTTTGCATTCTAAATTTGATGATtagtcaaaattttaaatttgtaacgTAATTTCgtctgttaattttttttaacaaaacttGGTAATTCTTTCTGTTACCTTTACATTGTCAATACTTGAAATCTTTTTgtcatttattaaatattttgttagggagttactcagataaagacgtttaaaatattttttttaaaagatattttttaataattaaaatttattacatataactaattaaactgtgttatttttgtcaaaattagattgGACAAATTGATTTGGCCAAAAAATCGATGAACTAAATCTTGaatcgatctaaattaatatttttatgattacaatacccttattataaaaaatgactaaaatactctattatatatatatatatatatatatagtattttagttattttttataataggagtattgtagttattttttataaaaaaaatattaattaaattagtttaaaatttagttCATCAATTTTTTTACCAAATCAGTTTGTCCGATCTAATTATAACAGAAATAATATGATTTAATTGATtacatatattaaattttaattattaaaaaatatttttaaaaaatacgtaAGTAATTCCTATTTTAttatacataaaatatatttatcatGCACCAAATATGTTAGGCActcatcaaaacaaataatgaaaATAATCTCTTTGAAATTAATGTTAGCTAGATGATATTTCAAGATGTATTTTGACGATTAACAAACTTCAATAtgaaataataattgtattgatgtactttctaatattttttgaaaGAATAAATGTATTAAAGATTTCGTCTttaactaatataaataaattaagtgTTTTTTAAGTTTGAAAAAGTCAAAATGTTAAATAATAAGGTGAACTACCAATTCGGTTCCTGATCATTTTGCAAAATGACAAAGTAACTCCTGACAAATATTATTGTAATCCACTTCGATCCCCATCTCATATTTTCGTCATACAAAGCGGTCTTTGTGGGTGAATCTCTGGTAAGTACGAATGAAAAATGCTGAGCTGTCATGGTGAACGTGTTAGCTTGCTGATGTGGATGATTGCTACAAACGTAGACACCTGAAATGGCCAGGAGTTTAATTGTCCTCATCCACGTCAAGATAAAACGTGGTCGTTTTGAGGGGAGGTGACGTTTCACGTTTATTTCACATTGTGGCATTCTATAAAAATCCTTCATTCACCTCTCAGAATTACTAAAAAATCCTAGGAGAAAACATTTTTCACCTTCGTAACCATTGTTTATCTTGGGGAGTTGGAGTGTCGTGTTGACGTTATTATTGGGGTGGGCATTGACAAAGCTAACGTTGTTGTCATTGATGGAGCTCTGACGGCGCTTGGAGGAGTTGACTCACGATACTTGTCACGGTCCAGGTAAGCCCCGTTCTCCATGGATCTCTTTGTCTCTTATGCTTTATGTGGTCCTATTAACTAACTCTCACACACCACCATTGATCTTTACAACTCACTTGTGGTCCTGAAAAAGCTAGAAACAGATTCCACTAATTTAGACTGTGATGAATTTAGGAAAAAATAGAAATGCTTGTCTCCTGTTTGTCGTTTCAATATGCCACTAATATTGTAATGCATATTTATTTTTCGTAGATgtctaaatatttaattattccgGTATTTTATCATGGGGGAGATTTCAAAGAGATTCTGAGGGAGGTCTCTGTTACATGCATGAAAAAGTGAAGAGGTTTCTCCCGTTGGACCTggattatgtaaatttttttgaCTTGGTGACATTGTTTAAGGAGTTGGGTTACACAGGGTATAAGGAGATGTTTTGGTTTGATATGAGAGCATCCAACATGGAGGCTGGTCTTCATGCCATTAAAGGGGATATAGAGATTAAT
This genomic window contains:
- the LOC112790012 gene encoding uncharacterized protein; translated protein: MVIQMPGADYARFVRAIYAFAKVPKRKKVRGPTELKHIHALETQIELTWFNGKPIGLTKIQVQLFSRFLGILARNSNLVTLLYTNWQAVSSETKTSMLDYAKSKYNISSDAEPWVIDTIGEAWKQFKKHIKKYHYIPYNSFREMMKNRPMIVPELHFQKLVQFWRLDIIKVISNKNRENKSKQKLNHRMGPVSFELRAKKEDNEDPSQSEMFVVTRTSKKGETNSRTQETIEHFKNLREAGYNDDEAVQTVFKKERHGRVRFYGQSVTKSSLKKEKEIRQIQQQHNEVVSTMEKNQNNLTSKLDGLTNLIKTLLQQVNPGMSAEQVQVMIEAAQQSPPDASSAPNDARRSIPPSLGSNHVSKDMEEDMT